One window of the Arthrobacter sp. zg-Y919 genome contains the following:
- the rpsM gene encoding 30S ribosomal protein S13 — protein sequence MARLAGVDIPREKRVVIALTYIYGVGKTRAEQTLVETGISPETRVKDLTDAELVQLRDYIEGNFKVEGDLRREVAADIRRKVEIGSYQGIRHRRGMPVHGQRTKTNARTRKGPKRTVAGKKKAGR from the coding sequence ATGGCACGTCTCGCTGGCGTTGACATTCCCCGCGAAAAGCGGGTAGTGATTGCGCTTACCTACATCTACGGCGTGGGCAAGACCCGTGCAGAGCAGACCCTTGTAGAGACCGGCATCAGCCCGGAAACTCGCGTCAAGGACCTCACGGATGCTGAACTCGTTCAGCTGCGTGACTACATCGAGGGCAACTTCAAGGTTGAGGGTGACCTCCGCCGTGAGGTGGCCGCCGACATCCGCCGCAAGGTCGAAATCGGCAGCTACCAGGGCATCCGGCACCGCCGCGGCATGCCCGTCCACGGACAGCGCACGAAGACCAACGCTCGTACCCGCAAGGGCCCGAAGCGCACCGTTGCCGGTAAGAAGAAGGCCGGCCGCTAA
- the rpsI gene encoding 30S ribosomal protein S9, with protein sequence MAQNTEELNENTEELSSYTSESSDSVQADVKERPALTVPGSAVGRRKQAIARVRLVPGTGKWIVNDRELEDYFPNKLHQQEVNEPFKLLDLEGAYDVIARIHGGGPSGQAGALRLGVARSLNEIDRENNRPALKKAGFLTRDARVIERKKAGLKKARKAPQYSKR encoded by the coding sequence GTGGCTCAGAACACTGAAGAGCTGAATGAAAACACCGAGGAGCTTTCGAGCTACACCTCGGAATCCTCTGACTCGGTTCAGGCCGACGTCAAGGAACGCCCCGCCCTGACCGTCCCCGGTTCCGCCGTGGGCCGCCGCAAGCAGGCTATTGCCCGCGTGCGCCTTGTCCCGGGTACCGGCAAGTGGATCGTCAACGACCGCGAGCTCGAGGATTACTTCCCGAACAAGCTGCACCAGCAGGAAGTCAACGAGCCGTTCAAGCTTCTTGACCTCGAAGGCGCCTACGACGTCATCGCACGCATCCACGGCGGCGGCCCCTCCGGCCAGGCCGGCGCGCTGCGTCTGGGCGTTGCCCGCTCGCTGAACGAGATCGACCGCGAGAACAACCGCCCCGCCCTGAAGAAGGCAGGCTTCCTGACTCGTGACGCCCGCGTCATCGAGCGTAAGAAGGCCGGTCTCAAGAAGGCCCGTAAGGCACCGCAGTACTCCAAGCGCTAA
- a CDS encoding tRNA pseudouridine synthase A: MTIERPAVPEMDGGPFRVRMDLAYDGAPFSGWAAQPGLRTIQGLVEDALEVLLRRHVRLTVAGRTDAGVHARGQVVHFDLTEAEWHELARGRDLDPGVSLRRRLHGVLNKELTMPARQAGLQRRAIDALGGAVEVLSAAPAPAGFDARFSALWRRYSYRICDLPESRDPLSRHTTLWFKAPLDVDRMNEAAAGVLGIRDFLSFCKPRTGSTTTRELLEFDFRRGADGIVTTHIQADAFCHNMVRSLVGGSLLVGAGERRPQWLAERLIARVRDSKSLLAPPHPLVLEEVRYPADAHLALRAELTRAQRK, from the coding sequence ATGACTATTGAAAGGCCCGCCGTCCCCGAAATGGACGGCGGGCCTTTCCGCGTCCGGATGGACCTCGCGTATGACGGGGCCCCCTTCTCCGGCTGGGCCGCCCAGCCCGGCCTGCGGACCATCCAGGGCCTGGTTGAGGACGCACTGGAAGTCCTGCTGCGCCGCCACGTCCGGTTGACCGTGGCGGGCAGGACCGACGCCGGCGTGCACGCCCGGGGACAGGTGGTGCACTTCGACCTCACCGAAGCCGAATGGCATGAACTGGCCCGGGGACGGGACCTTGACCCGGGGGTGTCCCTGCGGCGCAGGCTGCACGGGGTGCTGAACAAGGAACTGACGATGCCGGCACGGCAGGCCGGCCTCCAGCGGCGTGCCATTGACGCTTTGGGCGGTGCCGTGGAAGTTCTGTCGGCCGCCCCCGCCCCGGCAGGCTTCGACGCCCGTTTCTCGGCACTGTGGCGGCGCTACAGCTACCGCATCTGCGACCTGCCGGAGAGCCGGGACCCGTTGTCGCGGCACACCACCCTCTGGTTCAAAGCACCCCTGGACGTCGACCGGATGAACGAAGCCGCCGCGGGAGTCCTCGGGATCCGGGACTTCCTGTCGTTCTGCAAGCCGCGGACAGGCTCCACCACCACGCGCGAACTCCTGGAGTTCGACTTCCGCCGGGGAGCCGACGGGATCGTCACCACGCACATCCAGGCAGATGCTTTCTGTCACAATATGGTCCGGTCGCTGGTGGGCGGTTCCCTGCTGGTCGGCGCGGGGGAGCGGAGGCCCCAGTGGCTGGCCGAACGCCTGATTGCGCGGGTCCGGGACTCGAAATCGCTCCTGGCACCGCCCCACCCGCTGGTGCTGGAAGAGGTCCGCTACCCGGCGGACGCCCACCTGGCACTCAGGGCCGAGCTGACCCGGGCGCAGCGCAAATAG
- the secY gene encoding preprotein translocase subunit SecY, with protein sequence MLSAIGRAFRTPDLRRKLLFTLGIITIFRMGAFIPAPGVDYGNVQQCLNLGATSGGIYQFVNLFSGGALLQVSIFALGIMPYITASIIVQLLRVVIPHFQALYDEGQQGQSKLTQYTRYLTIALGLLNATTVVSLARSGALFNNQCTLPVIPDDNLVTILLLIVTLTAGTGVIMWMGELVTEKGVGNGMSLLIFTSIAASFPSALGAILSAQGWTIFLAVIAVGVLTVALVIFVEQSQRRIPVQYAKRMIGRRTVGGTNTYIPIKVNMAGVIPVIFASSMLYLPSLLAQFNTPSEGTPPGWVVWINNYLVSGDHPLYMLVYFLLIVFFTYFYVSITFNPDEVSENMKKYGGFIPGIRAGRPTAEYLQYVLSRITLPGALYLGFVALIPLIALVLVGANQNFPFGGTSILIMVGVGLETVKQIDAQLQQRHYEGLLR encoded by the coding sequence TTGCTTAGCGCTATTGGCCGGGCTTTCCGGACGCCGGATCTGCGACGCAAGCTGTTGTTTACGCTGGGAATCATCACTATCTTCCGCATGGGTGCTTTTATCCCGGCCCCGGGTGTTGACTACGGCAATGTGCAGCAGTGCTTGAATCTGGGTGCCACCTCGGGTGGTATCTACCAGTTCGTCAATCTTTTCAGCGGCGGTGCGCTGCTGCAGGTCTCCATCTTTGCCCTCGGCATCATGCCGTACATCACCGCCAGCATCATTGTTCAGCTGCTGCGCGTGGTGATCCCCCACTTCCAGGCCCTCTATGACGAAGGCCAGCAGGGGCAGTCCAAGCTGACCCAGTACACGCGGTACCTCACCATCGCGCTGGGCCTGCTTAACGCAACCACCGTCGTTTCCCTGGCCCGCTCGGGCGCACTCTTCAACAACCAGTGCACCCTGCCGGTCATCCCGGACGACAACCTGGTCACCATCCTCCTCCTGATCGTCACCCTGACCGCCGGTACCGGCGTCATCATGTGGATGGGCGAACTCGTGACGGAGAAGGGCGTGGGCAACGGCATGTCGCTGCTGATCTTCACCTCGATCGCCGCATCCTTCCCCAGCGCACTCGGTGCCATCCTCAGCGCCCAGGGCTGGACCATCTTCCTGGCCGTGATCGCCGTCGGCGTCCTGACGGTTGCCCTGGTCATCTTCGTGGAACAGTCGCAGCGCCGCATCCCGGTGCAGTACGCCAAGCGGATGATCGGCCGGCGGACCGTCGGCGGCACGAACACCTACATTCCCATCAAGGTGAATATGGCCGGCGTGATCCCCGTGATCTTCGCGTCCTCCATGCTCTACCTGCCGAGCCTGCTGGCGCAGTTCAATACGCCCAGCGAAGGAACGCCTCCGGGCTGGGTGGTATGGATCAACAACTACCTCGTCAGCGGCGACCACCCGCTGTACATGCTGGTGTACTTCCTGCTGATCGTCTTCTTCACGTACTTCTACGTCTCCATCACGTTCAACCCGGACGAGGTCTCGGAGAACATGAAGAAATACGGCGGCTTCATCCCGGGCATCCGGGCAGGCCGCCCCACCGCCGAATACCTGCAGTACGTGCTCTCCCGGATCACGCTGCCCGGCGCCCTGTACCTGGGCTTTGTCGCCCTGATCCCGCTGATTGCTCTGGTGTTGGTTGGAGCTAACCAGAACTTCCCGTTCGGCGGAACGTCAATCCTCATCATGGTTGGTGTGGGACTGGAAACGGTTAAACAAATTGACGCGCAGCTCCAGCAACGTCACTACGAAGGGTTATTGCGATGA
- the rplQ gene encoding 50S ribosomal protein L17, protein MPTPTKGKRLGGSPAHQRLMLANLAAQLFEHKQITTTVTKAKRLRPYAERLITFAKRGDLSSRRRVLALISDKGIVHELFTDIAPAVEKRDGGYTRITKIGNRKGDNAPMAVIELVLEPLSAKQSVVAEASTAAAAAAPAPAVESADSAESADSAESADSADSAESADSAEEAPEAVVETEEKK, encoded by the coding sequence ATGCCTACACCCACCAAGGGTAAGCGCCTCGGAGGCAGCCCGGCACACCAGCGCCTGATGCTGGCCAACCTTGCCGCGCAGCTGTTCGAGCACAAGCAGATCACCACCACGGTGACCAAGGCCAAGCGTCTGCGTCCCTACGCAGAACGCCTGATCACGTTCGCAAAGCGCGGGGACCTGTCCTCCCGCCGCCGCGTCCTGGCCCTGATCTCCGACAAGGGCATCGTCCACGAGCTCTTCACCGACATTGCTCCGGCAGTCGAGAAGCGCGACGGCGGTTACACCCGTATCACCAAGATCGGCAACCGCAAGGGCGACAACGCTCCCATGGCCGTCATCGAGCTGGTACTGGAACCCCTTTCGGCCAAGCAGTCGGTTGTTGCTGAAGCCAGCACCGCCGCAGCCGCCGCAGCTCCGGCTCCGGCCGTTGAGTCTGCTGACTCCGCAGAATCTGCCGATTCCGCTGAGTCCGCCGATTCCGCTGATTCCGCTGAGTCTGCCGACTCCGCTGAAGAGGCACCCGAAGCAGTCGTAGAGACCGAAGAGAAGAAGTAA
- the rplM gene encoding 50S ribosomal protein L13 has translation MRTYTPKPGDINRQWHVIDATDVVLGRLASQTATLLRGKHKPTFAPHMDMGDFVIIINAEKVALTGAKLEQKRAYRHSGYPGGLSSVNYAELLEQNPVRAVEKAIRGMLPKNSLAADQISKLKVYRGAEHPHAAQQPKTYEINQVAQ, from the coding sequence GTGCGTACGTACACCCCGAAGCCCGGCGACATCAACCGCCAGTGGCACGTCATTGACGCCACCGACGTTGTCCTAGGCCGTCTTGCCAGCCAGACCGCAACACTGCTGCGCGGAAAGCACAAGCCGACCTTTGCTCCCCACATGGACATGGGCGATTTCGTCATCATCATCAACGCCGAGAAGGTTGCCCTCACCGGCGCCAAGCTCGAACAGAAGCGTGCCTACCGCCACTCGGGTTACCCGGGCGGTCTGTCCTCCGTCAACTACGCCGAACTGCTGGAGCAGAACCCGGTACGTGCAGTTGAGAAGGCCATCCGAGGCATGCTGCCCAAGAACTCCCTGGCTGCTGACCAGATCAGCAAGCTGAAGGTCTACCGCGGTGCCGAGCACCCGCATGCCGCTCAGCAGCCCAAGACCTACGAAATCAACCAGGTCGCCCAGTAG
- a CDS encoding DNA-directed RNA polymerase subunit alpha, giving the protein MLIAQRPTLTEEVVADNRSRFIIEPLEPGFGYTLGNSLRRTLLSSIPGAAVTSIRLEGVLHEFTTVPGVKEDVTEIILNVKNLSVSSEHDEPVVAYLRKQGPGVVTAADIAPPAGVEFHNPDLHIATLNSKGKFELELTIERGRGYVSASQNKSGDQEIGRIPVDSIYSPVLKVTFRVEATRVEQRTDFDRLIVDVETKDAIAPRDAVASAGTTLVELFGLARELNTAAEGIEIGPSPTDAALAADMALPIEDLELTVRSYNCLKREGIHTVGELVARSEADLMDIRNFGAKSIDEVKAKLVELGLSLKDSPPGFDLAARAAAIEEDESEYSDDEL; this is encoded by the coding sequence GTGCTCATTGCACAGCGCCCCACCCTCACTGAAGAAGTCGTAGCCGACAACCGCTCACGGTTCATCATTGAACCCCTGGAGCCCGGTTTCGGGTACACCCTTGGTAACTCCCTCCGTCGTACCCTGCTGTCCTCCATCCCCGGTGCCGCTGTAACCAGCATCCGGCTCGAAGGCGTGCTGCACGAGTTCACGACGGTTCCCGGCGTCAAGGAAGATGTCACCGAGATCATCCTGAACGTCAAGAACCTCTCGGTTTCCTCCGAGCACGACGAACCCGTTGTGGCTTACCTGCGCAAGCAGGGCCCCGGCGTGGTTACGGCTGCGGACATCGCTCCGCCGGCCGGCGTGGAGTTCCACAACCCCGACCTGCACATTGCCACGCTGAACTCGAAGGGCAAGTTCGAACTCGAACTGACCATCGAGCGCGGCCGCGGCTATGTGTCGGCCAGCCAGAACAAGTCCGGTGACCAGGAGATCGGCCGCATCCCGGTCGACTCCATCTACTCGCCGGTCCTGAAGGTGACCTTCCGCGTGGAGGCCACCCGCGTTGAGCAGCGCACCGACTTCGACCGCCTGATTGTCGACGTCGAAACCAAGGATGCCATTGCACCGCGCGACGCCGTCGCCTCTGCCGGTACCACCCTGGTTGAACTGTTCGGCCTGGCACGTGAACTCAACACCGCCGCTGAAGGTATCGAAATCGGTCCGAGCCCCACGGATGCCGCACTGGCAGCCGATATGGCACTGCCGATCGAAGACCTCGAGCTGACCGTGCGTTCGTACAACTGCCTCAAGCGTGAAGGCATCCACACTGTGGGTGAACTCGTAGCCCGCTCCGAGGCTGACCTGATGGACATCCGCAACTTTGGTGCGAAGTCCATCGACGAGGTGAAGGCAAAGCTGGTTGAACTGGGTCTGTCCCTGAAGGATTCCCCTCCCGGGTTCGATCTGGCCGCCCGTGCCGCAGCTATTGAAGAGGACGAGTCCGAGTATTCGGACGACGAGCTCTAA
- the rpsK gene encoding 30S ribosomal protein S11, which translates to MPPKTRGAVRKPRRKDKKNIALGQAHIKSTFNNTIVSITDPSGAVISWASAGEVGFKGSRKSTPFAAQMAAEAAAKRAQEHGVRKVDVFVKGPGSGRETAIRSLQATGLEVGSISDVTPSAHNGCRPPKRRRV; encoded by the coding sequence ATGCCCCCCAAGACTCGTGGAGCGGTCCGCAAGCCGCGTCGCAAGGATAAGAAGAATATCGCGCTCGGCCAGGCGCATATCAAGAGCACTTTTAACAACACCATCGTGTCCATCACGGACCCGTCCGGTGCTGTTATCTCATGGGCTTCCGCCGGTGAGGTTGGCTTCAAGGGCTCCCGTAAGTCCACCCCGTTCGCTGCTCAGATGGCTGCTGAAGCTGCCGCTAAGCGCGCACAGGAGCACGGCGTCCGCAAGGTCGACGTCTTCGTGAAGGGTCCGGGCTCCGGCCGCGAAACCGCTATCCGCTCGCTCCAGGCCACCGGCCTGGAGGTTGGCTCCATTTCGGATGTCACCCCGAGCGCGCACAACGGTTGCCGTCCCCCGAAGCGCCGCCGCGTATAA
- the infA gene encoding translation initiation factor IF-1 — MAKKDGVIEIEGSVNEALPNAMFRVELANGHIVLAHISGKMRQHYIRILPGDRVVVELSPYDLTRGRIVYRYK; from the coding sequence ATGGCCAAGAAAGACGGCGTCATTGAGATCGAGGGCTCGGTAAACGAAGCCCTGCCCAACGCGATGTTCCGCGTTGAGCTGGCCAACGGCCACATTGTGCTCGCACACATCTCGGGAAAGATGCGTCAACACTACATTCGCATCCTCCCAGGAGACCGCGTTGTGGTGGAACTTAGCCCGTACGACCTCACCCGGGGTCGCATCGTCTACCGCTACAAATAA
- the rpmJ gene encoding 50S ribosomal protein L36 — translation MKVQPSVKQICDKCKVIRRNGRVMVICENPRHKQRQG, via the coding sequence ATGAAGGTCCAGCCGAGCGTCAAGCAGATCTGCGATAAGTGCAAGGTGATTCGCCGTAACGGTCGAGTCATGGTGATCTGCGAGAACCCGCGCCACAAGCAGCGCCAGGGCTAA
- the rplO gene encoding 50S ribosomal protein L15, which produces MPEEIKTLKVHHLRPAPGAKTAKTRVGRGEGSKGKTAGRGTKGTAARYQIKAGFAGGQLPLHMRLPKLRGFKNPFRVEFQVVNLDKISELFPEGGAVTIEALVAKGAVRKNQPVKVLGSGDITVKVDVSANAFSASAAEKIAAAGGSTTAV; this is translated from the coding sequence GCACCCGGTGCCAAGACGGCCAAGACCCGTGTAGGCCGCGGTGAAGGTTCCAAGGGTAAGACGGCAGGCCGCGGTACCAAGGGTACGGCTGCCCGCTACCAGATCAAGGCCGGTTTCGCAGGCGGGCAGCTTCCGCTGCACATGCGCCTGCCGAAGCTGCGCGGCTTCAAGAACCCGTTCCGGGTCGAGTTCCAGGTTGTTAACCTGGACAAGATCTCGGAGCTGTTCCCCGAAGGCGGCGCCGTGACCATCGAAGCACTGGTTGCCAAGGGTGCGGTTCGCAAGAACCAGCCCGTGAAGGTTCTCGGCTCCGGCGACATCACCGTCAAGGTTGATGTCTCGGCCAACGCCTTCTCCGCCAGCGCTGCCGAAAAGATCGCTGCAGCCGGCGGATCCACCACCGCGGTCTAA
- a CDS encoding adenylate kinase codes for MTRMLIIGPPGAGKGTQAARISDRLGVTAISTGDIFRTNVKGGTPLGVEAKKYIDAGNFVPDSVTNAMVRTRLADGDVEPGFLLDGYPRTVAQVEELDDILAGNGQKLDAVLLLTADDDELVARLLRRAEVEGRSDDNEDVIRHRLDLYKKQTSDVVARYEDRGIVTRVDGLGAIDEVTERVMEALKDLR; via the coding sequence ATGACAAGAATGCTCATTATCGGGCCTCCCGGCGCCGGTAAAGGAACTCAGGCTGCTCGGATTTCCGACCGCCTCGGTGTCACGGCAATATCGACCGGCGACATTTTCCGCACGAACGTCAAGGGCGGAACACCCCTGGGCGTAGAAGCCAAGAAGTACATCGACGCCGGCAACTTCGTTCCGGACAGCGTCACCAACGCCATGGTCCGCACCCGGCTGGCCGACGGCGACGTCGAGCCCGGCTTCCTCCTGGACGGCTACCCGCGCACCGTGGCGCAGGTCGAGGAGCTGGACGACATCCTCGCCGGCAACGGCCAGAAGCTCGACGCAGTGCTGCTGCTGACCGCCGACGACGACGAGCTGGTTGCCCGGCTGCTGCGCCGTGCCGAGGTTGAAGGCCGCAGCGACGACAACGAAGACGTTATCCGGCACCGCCTGGACCTCTACAAGAAGCAGACGTCCGACGTCGTGGCCCGCTACGAGGACCGCGGAATCGTGACCCGGGTGGACGGCCTCGGTGCCATCGATGAAGTCACCGAGCGCGTTATGGAAGCCTTGAAGGACCTGCGCTAA
- the map gene encoding type I methionyl aminopeptidase: protein MFGQPRIEYKTNEQMRIMRDAGLVLISALDAAVKAADVGVSTREIDAVFARVLKEAGATSNFLGYYDYPATVCTSVNEEVVHGIPGDRVLQDGDIISIDGGAVVNGWHSDSARTVIVGTPDPEDQRLSDVTENAMWHGIAAAAKGKFVGDIGEAVDDYVSSVPGKRLGILEDYVGHGIGSEMHQAPDVLNYRTGHRGPKLRPGLCLAIEPMLVRGKILTRTLDDDWTVVTEDGSRSSQWEHSVAIHEKGIWVLTSPDGGASRLEPLGVTPVPIP from the coding sequence ATGTTCGGCCAACCCCGAATCGAATACAAAACCAACGAGCAGATGCGCATCATGCGTGACGCCGGCCTGGTATTGATCTCCGCGCTCGACGCAGCCGTCAAGGCCGCCGACGTGGGAGTCAGCACCCGGGAAATCGACGCGGTGTTTGCCCGGGTACTCAAGGAAGCGGGAGCCACCTCCAATTTCCTGGGGTACTACGACTACCCGGCCACGGTCTGCACGTCCGTGAATGAGGAAGTTGTCCACGGCATCCCGGGGGACCGGGTCCTGCAGGACGGCGACATCATCTCCATCGACGGCGGGGCCGTCGTGAACGGCTGGCACTCGGACTCGGCGCGCACCGTCATTGTGGGCACCCCCGACCCCGAGGACCAGCGCCTGTCCGACGTCACTGAGAACGCCATGTGGCACGGCATCGCCGCCGCCGCTAAGGGCAAGTTCGTAGGTGACATCGGCGAGGCGGTGGATGACTACGTCAGCAGCGTCCCGGGCAAGCGCCTGGGCATCCTGGAGGATTACGTCGGCCACGGCATCGGCAGCGAAATGCACCAGGCACCGGATGTGCTGAACTACCGGACCGGACACCGCGGCCCCAAGCTGCGTCCGGGGCTGTGCCTGGCCATCGAACCGATGCTGGTTCGCGGCAAGATCCTCACCCGCACGCTCGATGACGACTGGACGGTTGTCACTGAAGACGGCAGCCGGTCCAGCCAGTGGGAGCATTCCGTTGCGATCCATGAAAAGGGGATCTGGGTGCTCACATCGCCCGACGGCGGCGCCTCCCGGCTTGAACCGCTGGGCGTCACACCGGTTCCGATTCCGTAG